Genomic window (Streptomyces sp. TG1A-60):
GGAGGTACCGGGATGGCCGAGCGGGAGCAAGGGCGGCGGGAGCGAGGGCCGCATGTGCGGGTGGCGGTGATCGGTTCCGGCTTCGGCGGGCTCGGGGCCGCCGTGCGGCTGCGGCGCGAGGGGATCACCGATTTCGTCGTCCTGGAGCGGGCGGCGTCCGTCGGCGGCACCTGGCGGGACAACGACTACCCGGGGTGCGCCTGCGATGTGCCGTCCCACCTCTACTCGTTCTCGTTCGCGCCCAACCCCGACTGGCCGCGCGTCTTCTCCGGGCAGGAGCACATCCGCGCGTATCTGGAGCGGGTGGCGGACGTCTTCGGGCTCCGGCCGCACATCCGCCTCGACTCCGACGTGACGATGATGCGGTGGGACGCGGAGCGGCTGCGCTGGGAGATCGGGACCAGCGGCGGGTCGCTCTCCGCCGACATCGTCGTCTCCGCGACCGGGCCGCTCTCCGACCCGAGGATCCCGACCGAGGCCGAGCTGCCGGGGCTCGACTCCTTCCCCGGCAAGGTCTTCCACTCCGCCCGCTGGGACCACGGGTACGACCTGCGCGGCAAGCGGGTCGCGATGATCGGTACGGGGGCCTCGGCGACCCAGATCGTGCCGGCGATCCAGCCCGAGGCCGGCCGGCTCACCCTCTTCCAGCGGACCCCGCCGTGGGTGCTGCCTCGCGTCGACCGGGGCATCGGCGGCGTCGAGCGGTGGCTGCACCGGCAGCTGCCCTTCACCGCGCAGGCCCGGCGCGGACTGCTGTGGGGCATCCGGGAGTTGCAGGTCCAGGCCTTCACCAAGCGCCCCAAGGCGCTGGGCGTGGTGGAGCAGGTGGCGAAGCGGCATCTGGCCCGGACCGTCAAGGATCCGGACCTGCGGGCGCGGCTCACCCCCGACTACCGCATCGGCTGCAAGCGCATCCTGCTGTCCAACACCTACTATCCGGCGCTCACACAGCCGAACGTCGACGTGGTCGCCTCCGGGCTGGCCCGGGTGGACGGCTCCACGCTCGTCGCCGCCGACGGGTCCACCGCCGAGGCCGACGCGATCGTCTTCGGCACCGGGTTCCATGTCACCGACCTGCCCATCGCCGACCGGGTCGTGGGCGCCGACGGCCGGACCCTCGCCGAGGCCTGGGCGGACAGCGGTATGCGGTCGCTGCGCGGTGCCTCCGCCGCCGGCTTCCCGAACTGGATGACGATCATCGGTCCCAACACGGGCCTCGGGAACTCCAGCATGATCCTGATGATCGAGTCCCAGCTCAACTACATGGCGGACTTCGTACGGCAGTTGGACGTGCTGGGCGGCCGGGTCGCCCTCGACGCCCGGCCCGCGGCCGTGGCGGCCTGGAACCAGCGGGTCCAGCGACGCATGGAGCGCACGGTCTGGAACACGGGCGGCTGCACCAGCTGGTACCTCGACGCGAATGGCCGCAACACCACCGTCTGGCCGGGGACGACGGCCGAGTTCCGCAGCGCGACCCGGCGGGTCGAGTTGAGTGAGTACGAGGTGCTGCGGGTGGCTCGACCGCGCACGGAAGACGCCGGTACGGCGGCAGAGACAGCGACAGGCACCGAGACAGGCACAGGGGCAGAGGCAGAGGCAGAGACAGAGACGGGCACAGAGACGAAGACGACGACCACGACGACGGCCGAGACGGACGCGGCGAAGGTGGAGGCCGGAGCGTGACCAGACTGACGCATGTGAAGCACGGGCCCTACGCCCCGCCCGTGGCCGTACGGGAGTTGGCAGCCGTGTCCGCCGACGGGGCCCGGCTGCACGTCGAGATGCACGGGCCGCTGGAAGACACGGCTGCCCCCACCGTGGTCCTGGTGCACGGCTGGACGTGCTCGACCGCGTTCTGGGCGGCCCAGATCCGGGACCTCTGCGTCGACCACCGGGTCGTCGCCTACGACCAGCGCGGCCACGGCCGCAGCCCCGCCTCCGCCGAGTGCGGCGCCGACGTCCTCGCCGACGATCTGGAGGCGGTGCTCGCGGCGGTGCTCGCGCCGGGCGAGAAGGCGGTGCTGGCCGGGCATTCCATGGGCGGGATGACGGTACTGGCGGCGGCGGGGCGGGCGGCCGTCCGGGAGCACACGGCGGCGGTGCTGCTGTGCAGCACGGGCAGTTCGAGGCTGGTCGCCGAGTCGCTGGTGGTGCCCATGGGGCCCGGCCGGGTGCGCACCTGGCTCACCCGGAAGATCCTCGGTTCCCGGGCGCCGCTCGGGCCGGTCACGCCCATCGCCCGGCGGATCCTCAAGTACGGGACGATGGGCCCCGGTTCGTCGCCGGTGATGGTGGAGGCGTGCGCGCGGATCGTGCACGCGTGTCCCCGCCGGGTGCGCTACGCCTGGTCGCATGTCCTCGACACCCTCGATCTCGACCACGGCGTACGGGAGTTGACCGTGCCGACGGCCGTCGTCGTCGGCGCGGCCGACCGGATGACCCCGCCCGTGCACGCGCGGGCGCTGGCCGCCACGCTGCCCGACTGCGTGGGCGTGAGCGAGCTGGCCGGGGTAGGGCACATGGCGCCGGTGGAGGCGCCGGAAGCGGTCACCGCCCGGATACGCGGGCTCGTGACCACGTACGTACGGACCAGGCGGGACGAGTGGGAGGAGGCGGGCGCATGAGCAGGGGCAGCACCCTGGAGGGACGGGTCGCGGTCGTCACCGGGGCCGCGCGGGGCGTCGGGGAACTCCTCGCGCGCAAGCTCTCGGTGCGCGGGGTGAGGGTCGCGCTCGTCGGCCTCGAACCGGACGAGCTGAAGCGGGTCTCGGAACGGCTGTACGGCGACAGCGCGTGCTGGCACGCCGACGTCACCGACCACGAGGCCATGGCCCGGGTCGCCGAGGAGGTCAAGGAACGCTTCGGGCGCGTCGACATCGTCGTCGCCAACGCGGGCGTCGCCAACAGCGGGCCCTTCGTCGACTCCGACCCGGACTCCTGGCGGCGCGTCATCGAGGTCAACCTCGTCGGATCGGCCGTCACCGGGCGGGCGTTCCTGCCGGCGCTCATCGAGAGCCGGGGCTATCTGCTCCAGATCGCCTCCCTCGCGGCGATCACTCCGGCGCCGATGATGACGGCGTACTGCGCGTCCAAGTCGGGCGTCGAGGCGTACGCGCACTGCCTGCGCGCCGAGGTCGGGCACCAGGGGGTGGGCGTCGGGGTCGGGTATCTGTCCTGGACCGACACGGACATGGTGCGCGGCGCCGACAAGGACGAGGCGCTGCGGGAGTTGCGGGAGCGGCTGCCGTGGCCGGCGGGCAAGACGTATCCGCTGGGGCCGGCCGTCGACCGGCTCGTCGCGGGGATCGAACGGCGGTCGAGCCATGTGTACGGGCAGTGGTGGCTGCGGGGGGCGCAGGGCGTGCGCGGCTGTCTTCCCGCGCTCGTCGGGACGTTCGCGCCACGGGAGGTACGGCGCCTGGAGTCGCGGCTGCGTGGCGTGTCCAAGGGGCTGGTGGGGGCCGGTGGGGCGGCGGACGAGCGGACGCGGGGGTCGGGGCGGCGGGCCGCGAGTGACTGAGCGTGACTGATCGACATGCGTGGTGTGTCCGGGCGTGTTTGTCTGGTCGAGGCCCGATCCCCCACCCACCTACGGGAGTGAAACCACATGGGCATGAAGGACCAGTTCCAGGACAAGGCCGAGCAGCTCAAGCAGCAGGCCAAGGGCAAGACAGGCCAGTCGCCGGAGGAGCGCGAGCGGGCTCAGCGGCCTGGTGAGCGAGAGCGGACCCAGCGGCCTGGTGAGCGAGAGCGGACCCAGCGGCCTGGTGAGCGCGAGCGCGAGCACGGGCAGCCGCAGCGTGGTGAGCGCGAGCACGGGCAGCCGCAGCGTGGTGCTCAGCGCCGCGACGAGGAGACCGAGCGGATGATGCGGGACGAGGACGACCGGTTCCGTCAGGACTACGACGCGTAGCCGCTGCGCTCGGCCTGGCCGGGATGCGTGGGGTGCCCTCCCTTGTGGAGGGCACCCCGCGTTCTTTGTTGGGCGGGTTCCGGGAAGCTCCGTAGAGGGGTGGACTCAGGGGGCGGATTCGTTGTGGGTGAGTGCGGGTGGTGTGTGGCTGGTCGGCGCAGTTCCCCGCGCCCCTTGGCGCTGCGCGCCCCCTATTCCCGGCGCGGGAGTCGCGGTCGGGATCTGTCGGGGGTGTCGGTGTAGTCCGGGGGGTCGGCCGGGGGGTAGGCCGTGAGGAGGTCAAGGGCCAGGGTCACCGCCGCGCCCAGTTGGGTGTGGTGGCCTTCGGCCCAGTCGAGCGGGGTGCGGAGGACCTCCAGGTCGGGGGTGACGCCCTGGTTCTCGACGGTCCAGCCGTACGTGTCGAACCAGGCGGCGTTCATGGGGACGGTGATGACGGTGCCGTCGCCGAGTTGGTGACGACCGGTCATGCCGACGACGCCGCCCCAGGTGCGGAGGCCGACGACCGGGCCGAGCTTGAGGAGTTTGAAGGCGGCGGTGATCATGTCGCCGTCGGAGGCGGTCGCCTCGTCGGCCAGGGCGACGACCGGGCCGCGCGGGGCGCTGGAGGCGTACGACACCGGCTGGGCGTCTCTCGTGAGGTCCCAGCCCAGGATCCTGCGGGTCAGTTTCTCGACGACGAGTTCGCTGATGTGGCCGCCCGCGTTGCCGCGTACGTCGACGATCAGGGCGGGACGGGACACCTCCATGCGCAGGTCGCGGTTGAACTGGGCCCAGCCGGAGCCGCCCATGTCCGGGATGTGCAGGTAGCCGCACCGGCCGCCGCTCAACTCCCGTACGACCTCACGGCGTTTGGCGACCCAGTCCTGGTAGCGGAGGGGGCGTTCGTCGATGAGGGGGACGACGGCGACGCGGCGGGAGCGGCCCCCGCTCGCCACGTCGGAGGGGCCCGAAGGGCCTTCCTCCAAACTTTCCTCGGAAGGGGGGTGGGCGGCGGGTTGGGCGAACGTCAGCTCCACCGTCGTACCGCCCGCGCCGGCCAGCAAGGGGTACGGGCCCGTCGTGGGATCCACCGGGCGCCCGTCGACGTGGGTCAGCACGGCGCCCTCTCTGATGCCCGTGCCGGCCAGGGGGGAGCGGGCCTTGGAGTCCGAGGAGTCGCCGGGGAGGATGCGGCGGATCATCCAGCTGTCCTCCCGGCGGACGAGGTTGGCACCCAGCAGGCCCTGGCGGCGCTGGTAGTGGGGCGGTCCTTCGTTGCGGCGGGAGGGGGCGACGTACGCGTGGGACGTGCCCAGTTCGCCGAGGACCTCGCGCAGGAGGTCCGCGAACTCGTCGGGGGAGGCGACCCGCTCCACCAGGGGGCGGTACTGGTCGAGGACCCCTTCCCAGTCGATGCCGCTCATCCCCGGGTCCCAGAAGTACGCGCGGATCAGCCGGCCGGCCTCCGCGTACGACTGGCGCCACTCGGCCGCCGGGTCGACCTCGTGCGGGACGCGCCGCAGGTCGATCCAGACGGTCGAGTCGCCGTCGCCGGACTCGGTGGAGGGAACGGCCCGCAGATCGCCCTCGTCCACCACGACCAGCCGGGAGCCGTCGCCGCTGACCGCGAACCAGTCCAGGTGCTCGACGAGTTCGGACTTCTTCGCCTTGCCGATGCTGAAGTGTTCGAGGGTCGGGCGGCCGGTCATGTCGTCCGGGTTGGCGAAGGTCTCGCCCAGGGCGCCCGAGATCGGCCAGCGCAGCCAGACCAGGCCGCCGCCCGCGACCGGGTGGAGCGCGGAGTACTT
Coding sequences:
- a CDS encoding alpha/beta hydrolase translates to MTRLTHVKHGPYAPPVAVRELAAVSADGARLHVEMHGPLEDTAAPTVVLVHGWTCSTAFWAAQIRDLCVDHRVVAYDQRGHGRSPASAECGADVLADDLEAVLAAVLAPGEKAVLAGHSMGGMTVLAAAGRAAVREHTAAVLLCSTGSSRLVAESLVVPMGPGRVRTWLTRKILGSRAPLGPVTPIARRILKYGTMGPGSSPVMVEACARIVHACPRRVRYAWSHVLDTLDLDHGVRELTVPTAVVVGAADRMTPPVHARALAATLPDCVGVSELAGVGHMAPVEAPEAVTARIRGLVTTYVRTRRDEWEEAGA
- a CDS encoding SDR family oxidoreductase, with translation MSRGSTLEGRVAVVTGAARGVGELLARKLSVRGVRVALVGLEPDELKRVSERLYGDSACWHADVTDHEAMARVAEEVKERFGRVDIVVANAGVANSGPFVDSDPDSWRRVIEVNLVGSAVTGRAFLPALIESRGYLLQIASLAAITPAPMMTAYCASKSGVEAYAHCLRAEVGHQGVGVGVGYLSWTDTDMVRGADKDEALRELRERLPWPAGKTYPLGPAVDRLVAGIERRSSHVYGQWWLRGAQGVRGCLPALVGTFAPREVRRLESRLRGVSKGLVGAGGAADERTRGSGRRAASD
- a CDS encoding NAD(P)/FAD-dependent oxidoreductase; the protein is MAEREQGRRERGPHVRVAVIGSGFGGLGAAVRLRREGITDFVVLERAASVGGTWRDNDYPGCACDVPSHLYSFSFAPNPDWPRVFSGQEHIRAYLERVADVFGLRPHIRLDSDVTMMRWDAERLRWEIGTSGGSLSADIVVSATGPLSDPRIPTEAELPGLDSFPGKVFHSARWDHGYDLRGKRVAMIGTGASATQIVPAIQPEAGRLTLFQRTPPWVLPRVDRGIGGVERWLHRQLPFTAQARRGLLWGIRELQVQAFTKRPKALGVVEQVAKRHLARTVKDPDLRARLTPDYRIGCKRILLSNTYYPALTQPNVDVVASGLARVDGSTLVAADGSTAEADAIVFGTGFHVTDLPIADRVVGADGRTLAEAWADSGMRSLRGASAAGFPNWMTIIGPNTGLGNSSMILMIESQLNYMADFVRQLDVLGGRVALDARPAAVAAWNQRVQRRMERTVWNTGGCTSWYLDANGRNTTVWPGTTAEFRSATRRVELSEYEVLRVARPRTEDAGTAAETATGTETGTGAEAEAETETGTETKTTTTTTAETDAAKVEAGA